From the genome of Aliarcobacter lanthieri:
CGCTAAAAAAATTAAAGAATTTGATATTACTCCAGAACAGTGGTCGATTATTTTTAGAGTAGTTGAAGCAGAAGGTTTAACACAAAAAGAGATTTCTGATTCAACATATAAAGATCAAGCAAATATCACTAGAATGATTGATAGATTAGAAGAAAAAGGCTTTCTTCAAAGACAGCCAAATAAAACTGATAGGAGAATAAGCAATATTTATCCAACAAAAAAAGCTATAGATATAGTAGATGATATTGCTTTATGTTCACTAAACTTCAATAAAGAATTAACAAAAGATTTTTCAAAAGATGAAAAGAAACAATTAATAAACTTACTTAATAGAGTTTATAAAAACTTAGAAAAGGATAATATATGAATATTACAGATAAAGAGATTTTAATAACTGGTGCAAATGGTGGGTTAGGACAAACTTTTATAAATTATTGTTTAGAACAAAATGTAAAAAAGATATATTGTTGTGCTAGAAATATAGATAGTTTAGAAAAATTGTATGGTTCTAATAAAAGAGTTAAAATACTTACTTTAGATATTACAAAACAATCAGATATTGATAATGTAGCTAATTCTATAAATTCGATAGATCTTTTAATAAATAATGCAGGATTTAATAGTGAAAAAAGAATATTTGAAACATTCTCAAATGATTTTGAAGTAAATACTTTTGGAACTTTAAATGTTACAAAAACTTTAAGTTCAAAAATCAAACCAGATGGGGCAATTATCACTATAAATTCAATTCTTGCTTTTATAAATCTTCCTACAATGGCTTTATATTGTGCTTCAAAGAGTGCTTTACATTCTATAATGCAAGCTTTTCGTGCAGAGTTACAAAATAAACAAATACAAGTATATGAAGTTTTTCCAGGACCAATTGATACAGATATGGCAAAAAATTTACAAATGCCTAAAGCTTCTCCTAAACAAATTGTAGAAAAAGCTTTTGAAGCTTTAAAAAATAAAACTTTTGAAGTTTTCCCAGATGACTTTTCAAAAAATATATACTCAATGTTAAAAATAAATTCAAAAGAGTTAGAAATGGATTTTGCAAGTTCTATAAAAGCTTAAAAATAGAGTTGTATTCTATCTTTTTTATAAACTTTAGATACTATAAAGTATTTTATTTTTAATGAAAGAAAAATTATTATGAATAATGGTATAGAATATATTTTACTTGAAAAACTCGAAAATAGCTATAAACTTATACTCCTAAATAATTGGAATAAAAATACACTTCCTATTATTATAGAAAAAATTAAAAAGTTAAATATTGATATAAATAAAAAGTTATTTATAGATTTTAAAGAGTTAAAAGAATTAGATAGTATAGCTACAATATATATAATTACACTCTTAAAAAATTTTAAGGAAAATAATCTTTCTTTTATAAATTTTGATAAATATGAACAAACTTTTAATTTTTATAAAAAACATTATCAAGATGAAATTTTAGAGGATAAAAAAAAGATAAATAGAGTTTTTGAAAAAATAGGACAAAAAACTTATGAAATTTTTAATTCATCAAAATTATTTTTAGATTTTGTAGGAAAAGTTTTCTATTTTTTCATATATTCTCTTTTTCATCCCAAAAAGATTAGATTTAAGGCGATGCTAAAATATATTGAAACTTCAGCAGTAAATGCTATTTTGATAGTTGTTGTAAGTTCTTTTCTGGTTGGTATTGTTATTGCATATCAAGGTGCAGTTCAACTTGAAAAAGTTGGAGCAAATATATTTATAGTTGAGATGATAAGTATAACTATGTTTAGAGAAATTGCTCCTCTTGTAACTGCTATTGTAATAGCTGGTAGAAGTGCAAGTTCATATACAGCAGAAATAGGTGCTATGAAAATAACAGAAGAAGTAGATGCTATGAGAACTATGAACTTTGAACCAATACTTTTTTTAACTCTTCCTAGAATTTTTGCTTTGAGTATATCTTTACCACTATTAGTTTTTTTTGCAGATATTATTGGAGTTTTTGGAGGAATGGTAATATCATATACGCATTTAGATGTAACATTTACAGAATTTATAAATAGACTTCATAATGAAGTAGCAGTAAAACATCTAATAATAGGGGTTTTTAAATCAGTCTTTTTTGGATTTTGTATAGCAATTATTGGATGTTTTAGAGGTTTTCAAGTTCAAAATAATACTACTAGTATAGGAAAATATACAACTATTAGTGTTGTAAATGCTATTTTTGTGGTTATTTTATTAGATGCAGTTTTCTCTGTAATCTTTACTCAAATGGGGATATAAAATGGAAATTATACAAGTTTCAAATCTTCATACAGCTTTTGGAAAGAATGTAGTTCACAATGATATATCTTTTGATGTAAAAGAGGGTGAAATATTTGGTGTTTTAGGTGGAAGTGGTTCAGGAAAGAGTGTATTAGTAAAACAGATAGTTATGCTAAATCAAATTCAAAGAGGCACCATAAAAATTTTTAATAAGGATATTTCAAAATTATCTATTAATGAAATGGAAAAAATGAAGTTACAATTTTCATACTTATTTCAATTTGGAGCTTTATATTCATTCTTGAATGTAATTGAGAATATTTCTGTTATGTTAAAAGAGTATACAAATCTACCATCTTATATAATAGAAAAGATAGCTTATACAAATTTAGATATTGTAGGGCTTCCTAAATCAGTTGCAAAACTATATCCTAGCGAGCTTAGTGGTGGTATGAAAAAAAGAGTAGCTTTTGCTAGAAGCCTTGCTATGCAGCCAAAGATTTTATTTTTAGATGAACCTACGAGTGGACTTGATCCCGCAAGTACACAACAAATAAATGAATTATTATTATATTTAAAAAATAATTTAGATATTACAACTGTTATAATAACTCATGATTTAGAAACAATTAAAACTGTTCTAGACAGGTTTATAATAATACGAAGAGAAAAAATATTTGATGGTAATATAAATGAAGCTTTAAGTTCTAAAGATACGTTTATACAAGATTTTTTATCATATAAAAAGGCTAATTAATGGATACAAGAATTAATTTTTTTAGAATAGGACTATTTGTAAGTATAGTATCTTCTTTACTAATTATTGCAATATTTTGGTTGGGAAAATATGGTTTAGAAGATAAGAAGTATGATGAATATATTATACATTTTAATGAATCAATCTCTGGATTAAATATAGGATCTTCAATAAAATATATGGGATTTGATGTAGGAGTCGTAAGAGATATAAAAATAAATCCACAAAATTCTGAGCAAATCAAAGTAGAATTACAAATTCAAAAAGGAACTCCAATAAAAGAAGATAACTATGGAATTCTAGGAAATCTTGGTATTACAGGATTAAAATATATTGAATTAAAAGGTGGAAGTAATGATGCGAAACTTTTAAAAGAGAATCAAAATGGAGAAAAAGTTATAAATTCAAAAAAATCAGCTTTAAATTCTTTAGTTGATTCAACTGAAGATATTACAAAAGAGATAACTTTATTACTTCATTCTATTAGAAAAGTTTTAAATGAAGAAAATTTAAAAAATTTATCACTACTTTTAGAAAATAGTCAAAAGAGTATGGCAAATGTAGAGGCATTCTCATCTTATGTCATAGAGAATCAGAATAATATCAATAAACTCTTAGATAGTGTAAAAGGTTTTGTCAATATTGGAAGTTCATCTTTTAAAAGTGTAAAGACCTCTGCTGATAATTTTAAAGATTTAACAACTAAAATGAAAGAAGAGTTTGATAAAGGAACTTTTGATATAAAAGGATTAACTCAAGATTCTCTTGATAATTTAGAAGTAGTTTTAAGAAATTTAGATCATACTTTAAATCAAACTCAAGATTTAGTAAAAAATATAAATGAAAGCCCAAGTGATTTACTATTTAAACAAAAAAATATAAAATATGGACCAGGAGAAAAAGATGAAGAATAAGATTATATTTTTAATACTCTTTTTAGTATTTACAGGATGTAGTTTAAAACAACAAACAATAATAGATATAAATCATTATTCAATAGATTTTAAATCAAATAAAAAGTTAGAAGCACCAAAACTTAGCTCAATTTTTATAGAAGAACCAAATGTAAATAGAAGTTTTAATTTAACATCAATGTTTTATAGTACAAAACAATATTCTTTTGAAGAGTATGCAAAAAATAAATGGATAGATTTTCCAAGCAATATGATTCATAATCAACTAATAGACTCTTTTATAACAAGTAATATTTTTGAAAATATAGTTTTACGAGATAAAAAAATAGATTATGAATATTTACTAAAAACTGAAGTTATAAAATTATATCAAATTTTTGAAGATAATAAATCTTATGCTATTTTAAAATTTAAATTTAATTTAATAAAAGATAATAAAGTTTTAAAATCTTTTACTTTCGATAAAAAAATTGTATGTAAATCAAATGATGCTTATGGTTTTGTGAAGGCTGTAAATAATGGTTTTGAAGATAGTATCAATAATCTTTTAAATGACTTAATAAATACAAATTAAAAATTAATTTGTATTTAACCTTTTAGCAATAACTGGTGCAATATTCATAACAATAAAAAGTCTTACAATATGGTGTAAAGTTATATAAGGTAGATTTGCACCAACTAAAATTGCTATCAAGTTTATCTCTGTTTGCCCACCTGGTCCAAAGGCAAGCAAAATATCTAAAGCTTCAAAATCCATAAAATGATAGATAATAAAAATAAAAATAGTACATAAAATAAGCAAAATTATAAAATGTCCTAAAGTAGCCACTAAAGTTTTAAAAATAGTTTTTAAATCAACATTTTTAAAAGTAAAACCAATGATAGTTCCAAAGATAATTTGAATAGATTTTAATAATTCATCAGGAATATGTGTATGCACAAATCCACTAGAGTATAGAACTATACTTACAATCATAGGTCCTATTAAGTATGCAGCAGCAAGGCGTAGTTTTTTTGCAATAATTGCTCCTAATATTCCAAAAATGAATATATATGAAAATTCAAATAAATCAATATCTTTTATAGGAATTGTTAGTAGTTGGTTACCACGAATGTCTATTTGAAAGATATATTGAATTATAAATGGTAGTGAAATAATAACAAAAAATAACCTTGAACTTTGCATTAAAGTTATTTTTGAAGTGTCTGCTTTTAACTCTTGTCCTATTATCACCATTTCTATAACCCCACCAGGCATACTTCCTAAATATGAAGTTTTTAAATCATATTTTAAAACTTTGTAATAGTAATATGTTCCAAAAAATATTACTAATATGGTGAATGGAATAACCAGTAGTAAACTAGCTGTATAGTTTGGAATATATTTTAATATTTCTGGAGTAAAAGCACTTCCTATGGTAAGTCCTATTAAAATCCTAGCTGGTGGAGAGAAGATCTTTGGGCTTGATATAGGGATATTATTAAATCTTATAGCTAAACTTGTGGCAAAAATACTGCCTAGTAACCATGGTAAAGGAAGATTTAAAAATATAAAAATCAGTGAGCCACAAAACCCTATAAATAAGGACAATAGCATCTTATAAATATTTATTATCATAAATTAGATAAATATTTTATAGCTTCTAAAGAGTCTTTTTTTACAATATTTGTATATTTTAAAAGTTCATCTTCTTTTGAGTAACCACATAAAACACCAATAGAACTTATAGAGGCATTTTGCGCAGATATCAAATCAAGTTTTGTATCTCCTATCATAAAAGCTTGTTGTTTTGAACTATCATAATTTAAACTTTGTAAAGCTTTTAAAATAGGTTCTTGATGAGGTTTAGGATTTTCAACATCTTCTCTTCCAATAATTACTTCAAAATGTTTAGTAATATCAAAGTTATCTAAAATTGGAGTTGAATAGATTCTAGTTTTTGTTGTAACTATACCAAGTTTTGCAAAACTTGAAGCCAGATTTACAGCTTCAAAAGCATTTTCTAATAAAGTTGTTTGTGCAACTGAAATGTCTTTATATCTAGTTTTATAACTATCTACAAAATCCCATACTTTACTTTTAGATACACCTAATTTCTCAAACATTATATCAAGGGGATAACCAATTTGTTTTTTTATATCTTCAACACTTCCTTTAAAATCGAACTTATGTTTAGAAAAAGCATGTAAAAATGTATCTGTGATAGCATCTGTTGAATCTATTAAAGTTCCATCTAAATCAAATAAAATAATCATCTCTTTTTTATCTACACAATGCTGAGTTTTATTTTGTTTCATCAAAATTCCTTATTCTTCAATTTCCCAATCTTTTTGGTTATGCATAATACCTATAAAGGCTGGATCAATATTTTTTATTTTTTTATTTATTGCAGTAATTCCATCTGGAATATATAAAAATAGATATGGTAAATCATCAGATATAATTTTAAAAATTTCTTTATAAATGATACTTAAATCATCTTTATTTATTGTTCCACTACCTTTTTCTATTAGTTCATCTATTTTAGGGTTTTTATAATTTACCAGATTAAACCCACCAAGTTTTGCACTTTTACTATGCCATAATGGATAAGCATCAGGCATAAGTGCTAAAGACCATCCTAAAAGAATAGTTTCAAAATTTCTAGGATGAACAATTGTATTTAAAAAAGCTTGCCACTCCATAACTCTTATTTTCATAGTCACACCAACTTTTGCTAGTTGATACTGTAGAATTTGTGCAGCATTTATTCTTATATCATTTCCTGTATTTGTAATAACTTCAAAGACTAAAGGATTTTTTTCATCGTATCCTGCTTCTTCTAAAAGTTTTTTTGCTTTTTCTAAATTTTGTTTTGTTTCTTTTACTTCATCATTATAAGCAAAAGAGTTTGGCATAAATGGTCCATTACAAACTTCTCCATAACCAAAGAATAAAATATCTACTAATTCTTGCCTATTTATAGCTAAAGATAATGCTTGTCTTACTTTTTTATCTTTAAATTTAGGATTTTCAAGATTGAAGCCTAAATAAGAAAAACTAAAACTTGCTTTACTCAAGATATTAAAATTATCTTTAAAATTATCATCGATTTGTTTTGAAACCTGTATAGGTGTTAATGCTCCAATATCAAGCTTATTTTGTTTTAAATATAAAAAAGAGGTATTTAAATCTGGTAAGAATTTATATAAAATTCTATCAATTTTTGGACGACCTTCAAAAAAGTCTTCATTTGCTATAAGTTCTATATCTGAAGCTGTTTTAAATTCTTTTAGCTTATATGAACCAGTTCCTATTGGATTTTTATTAAAAGAGCTAGTCATTAAATCTTTTTCATCTTTTAAAATATGATAAGGTAGAAGTCCAAACATCCAAATCTCAAGAGCCTTAAAATAAGGTTTTTTATAATTTATTTCCACAGTTAAATTATCAATTGCTTTTACACTCTCAACTTCTGTAAAATTTGATTTTATAGAGTTAAAAACTTTTGGGTTAATTATTTGTTCATAAGTAAAGATTACATCTTGTGAAGTAACTTTTACTTTGTCATGCCATAAAACATTATCTTTTAACTTTATAATTAATTTTGTTGGAGTTTCAAAATAATATGAAGATGCTATTTCAGTTGTTATATTTCCATTTTTATCATACTTAAAAAGACCATTAAAAAGCCAATCAGATATTTCTGAACTAGCTGTATCATTTGATAAAATAGGATTCAGCCTACTTGGACTTGAACTCATAGCTAAAGTAAGAGTTGAAGCGTTTAAATATATTAAAAATAGTAGATTAAAAAGTAAAAATTTCATATAGTATTTTATATTATTTTTGCAAAAAATCCCATAAATTGGCTTTAAACTTTTAATTATGATAGAATATATCAAAATTTAAAAATAAGGATTTAAAATGTCATTTTCAAGAAATTTAAAAAATAAAGCAAAAAAAGTTTGGGAAGATGGTTATAACCATCCTTTTGTTCAAGAATTAGGAAAAGGAACATTAGATAAAGAAAAATTCAAATTTTATTTATTACAAGATTATGTTTACCTTTTAGAATATTCAAAAGTTTTTGCTGCTGCAATGATAAAATCTGAAGATGAAGAAATGTTAGCAAGACTTAGTTCTATCCTACATAGTACACTTGTAGATGAAA
Proteins encoded in this window:
- a CDS encoding MlaE family ABC transporter permease, which gives rise to MNNGIEYILLEKLENSYKLILLNNWNKNTLPIIIEKIKKLNIDINKKLFIDFKELKELDSIATIYIITLLKNFKENNLSFINFDKYEQTFNFYKKHYQDEILEDKKKINRVFEKIGQKTYEIFNSSKLFLDFVGKVFYFFIYSLFHPKKIRFKAMLKYIETSAVNAILIVVVSSFLVGIVIAYQGAVQLEKVGANIFIVEMISITMFREIAPLVTAIVIAGRSASSYTAEIGAMKITEEVDAMRTMNFEPILFLTLPRIFALSISLPLLVFFADIIGVFGGMVISYTHLDVTFTEFINRLHNEVAVKHLIIGVFKSVFFGFCIAIIGCFRGFQVQNNTTSIGKYTTISVVNAIFVVILLDAVFSVIFTQMGI
- a CDS encoding HAD family hydrolase, with translation MKQNKTQHCVDKKEMIILFDLDGTLIDSTDAITDTFLHAFSKHKFDFKGSVEDIKKQIGYPLDIMFEKLGVSKSKVWDFVDSYKTRYKDISVAQTTLLENAFEAVNLASSFAKLGIVTTKTRIYSTPILDNFDITKHFEVIIGREDVENPKPHQEPILKALQSLNYDSSKQQAFMIGDTKLDLISAQNASISSIGVLCGYSKEDELLKYTNIVKKDSLEAIKYLSNL
- a CDS encoding AbrB family transcriptional regulator, whose amino-acid sequence is MIINIYKMLLSLFIGFCGSLIFIFLNLPLPWLLGSIFATSLAIRFNNIPISSPKIFSPPARILIGLTIGSAFTPEILKYIPNYTASLLLVIPFTILVIFFGTYYYYKVLKYDLKTSYLGSMPGGVIEMVIIGQELKADTSKITLMQSSRLFFVIISLPFIIQYIFQIDIRGNQLLTIPIKDIDLFEFSYIFIFGILGAIIAKKLRLAAAYLIGPMIVSIVLYSSGFVHTHIPDELLKSIQIIFGTIIGFTFKNVDLKTIFKTLVATLGHFIILLILCTIFIFIIYHFMDFEALDILLAFGPGGQTEINLIAILVGANLPYITLHHIVRLFIVMNIAPVIAKRLNTN
- a CDS encoding MarR family winged helix-turn-helix transcriptional regulator; the encoded protein is MKFDMNISLGFILNKTALMSKTIFAKKIKEFDITPEQWSIIFRVVEAEGLTQKEISDSTYKDQANITRMIDRLEEKGFLQRQPNKTDRRISNIYPTKKAIDIVDDIALCSLNFNKELTKDFSKDEKKQLINLLNRVYKNLEKDNI
- a CDS encoding ABC-type transport auxiliary lipoprotein family protein; the encoded protein is MKNKIIFLILFLVFTGCSLKQQTIIDINHYSIDFKSNKKLEAPKLSSIFIEEPNVNRSFNLTSMFYSTKQYSFEEYAKNKWIDFPSNMIHNQLIDSFITSNIFENIVLRDKKIDYEYLLKTEVIKLYQIFEDNKSYAILKFKFNLIKDNKVLKSFTFDKKIVCKSNDAYGFVKAVNNGFEDSINNLLNDLINTN
- a CDS encoding peptide-binding protein, giving the protein MKFLLFNLLFLIYLNASTLTLAMSSSPSRLNPILSNDTASSEISDWLFNGLFKYDKNGNITTEIASSYYFETPTKLIIKLKDNVLWHDKVKVTSQDVIFTYEQIINPKVFNSIKSNFTEVESVKAIDNLTVEINYKKPYFKALEIWMFGLLPYHILKDEKDLMTSSFNKNPIGTGSYKLKEFKTASDIELIANEDFFEGRPKIDRILYKFLPDLNTSFLYLKQNKLDIGALTPIQVSKQIDDNFKDNFNILSKASFSFSYLGFNLENPKFKDKKVRQALSLAINRQELVDILFFGYGEVCNGPFMPNSFAYNDEVKETKQNLEKAKKLLEEAGYDEKNPLVFEVITNTGNDIRINAAQILQYQLAKVGVTMKIRVMEWQAFLNTIVHPRNFETILLGWSLALMPDAYPLWHSKSAKLGGFNLVNYKNPKIDELIEKGSGTINKDDLSIIYKEIFKIISDDLPYLFLYIPDGITAINKKIKNIDPAFIGIMHNQKDWEIEE
- a CDS encoding ABC transporter ATP-binding protein, whose translation is MEIIQVSNLHTAFGKNVVHNDISFDVKEGEIFGVLGGSGSGKSVLVKQIVMLNQIQRGTIKIFNKDISKLSINEMEKMKLQFSYLFQFGALYSFLNVIENISVMLKEYTNLPSYIIEKIAYTNLDIVGLPKSVAKLYPSELSGGMKKRVAFARSLAMQPKILFLDEPTSGLDPASTQQINELLLYLKNNLDITTVIITHDLETIKTVLDRFIIIRREKIFDGNINEALSSKDTFIQDFLSYKKAN
- a CDS encoding SDR family NAD(P)-dependent oxidoreductase; translated protein: MNITDKEILITGANGGLGQTFINYCLEQNVKKIYCCARNIDSLEKLYGSNKRVKILTLDITKQSDIDNVANSINSIDLLINNAGFNSEKRIFETFSNDFEVNTFGTLNVTKTLSSKIKPDGAIITINSILAFINLPTMALYCASKSALHSIMQAFRAELQNKQIQVYEVFPGPIDTDMAKNLQMPKASPKQIVEKAFEALKNKTFEVFPDDFSKNIYSMLKINSKELEMDFASSIKA
- a CDS encoding MlaD family protein, whose translation is MDTRINFFRIGLFVSIVSSLLIIAIFWLGKYGLEDKKYDEYIIHFNESISGLNIGSSIKYMGFDVGVVRDIKINPQNSEQIKVELQIQKGTPIKEDNYGILGNLGITGLKYIELKGGSNDAKLLKENQNGEKVINSKKSALNSLVDSTEDITKEITLLLHSIRKVLNEENLKNLSLLLENSQKSMANVEAFSSYVIENQNNINKLLDSVKGFVNIGSSSFKSVKTSADNFKDLTTKMKEEFDKGTFDIKGLTQDSLDNLEVVLRNLDHTLNQTQDLVKNINESPSDLLFKQKNIKYGPGEKDEE